A DNA window from Paenibacillus segetis contains the following coding sequences:
- a CDS encoding MBL fold metallo-hydrolase, which yields MGLRFTVLSSGSTGNATVVTNGEVTLMIDAGFSARRIDELLLEREMTGQELDGILVTHEHSDHIKGLGPVARKYNLPIYANEKTWGAIEKSIGQIADENRRVFASGEARDFGSLRVESFEISHDAAEPVGYCFYDGKDKLSVCTDLGYASDKVKHAIADSDVLVLEANHDIEMLRMGRYPWNIKRRILGDMGHLSNEATGELMSELLNGRMKRVYLAHLSREHNLPDLAKMSVRGAMEDRGCFYRDSEFVLRDTYFDRPTPWDKVGEP from the coding sequence TGGGTCAACGGGGAATGCGACGGTAGTCACCAATGGGGAAGTGACGCTGATGATCGATGCGGGCTTCAGTGCTCGCCGAATTGATGAGCTTCTATTGGAGCGGGAAATGACCGGACAGGAACTAGATGGGATTCTAGTAACTCATGAGCACTCCGATCATATCAAGGGGTTAGGACCCGTAGCGAGAAAATATAATCTACCGATCTATGCTAATGAGAAGACATGGGGTGCCATAGAGAAATCAATAGGTCAGATTGCGGATGAGAATCGACGTGTGTTTGCATCTGGGGAAGCCCGTGATTTTGGCTCTCTACGAGTGGAATCATTTGAAATCTCGCATGATGCTGCTGAGCCAGTAGGGTACTGCTTCTATGATGGAAAGGACAAGCTAAGCGTCTGCACCGACCTGGGTTATGCCAGTGATAAGGTGAAGCACGCGATTGCTGACTCCGATGTGCTTGTACTGGAGGCTAATCACGATATTGAGATGCTGCGGATGGGCCGCTATCCATGGAACATTAAGCGTCGTATCTTAGGCGATATGGGTCACTTGTCCAATGAAGCGACGGGTGAGCTGATGAGTGAGCTGCTTAATGGCCGCATGAAACGCGTATATCTTGCGCATCTAAGCCGCGAGCATAATCTGCCTGATCTCGCGAAGATGTCGGTGCGCGGAGCTATGGAAGACCGCGGCTGTTTCTATCGAGATAGCGAGTTCGTATTGCGAGATACGTATTTCGACCGACCTACACCGTGGGATAAGGTGGGTGAGCCATGA
- a CDS encoding S1C family serine protease: protein MGLFDDDFYSTKVKRRSIRTVSGTRGWRKSRQGTGLSTLQISLISSVLSVFVTVLLIGLMSGFPFSTRGGNGGSFLGSGTGDPYERISQAASKVGPTVVSILSHNEFSNDDPDLAALGSGVIFKKENGKAYIITNAHVISGAGDLEVVTSEGKSKKATVTGQDQMNDLAVLEIDDQGVDTVIPIGDSQKLKQGETVIAIGNPLGLGGTLTSGIVSFTNRMIPVSLNQDGIYDWEQEVIQTDAAINEGNSGGALVDLNGRLIGINTMKISDTGVEGLGFAIPVNEVMKTVDDLMIHGKVVRPYLGVYTLDLDNPYSEISEEQRKELKLPDDLKKGVIVLEAHGPAKEAGFKLNDIITKLDKQPIDSTRELRKYLYDHKKIGDTMEVGFYRDGKLQSVTLKLADKPSEAEIDDGLDADTDK from the coding sequence ATGGGATTGTTTGATGATGATTTTTATTCAACAAAGGTAAAGAGACGCAGCATCCGCACAGTAAGCGGTACCCGAGGATGGCGAAAAAGTAGGCAAGGTACGGGGTTATCTACGCTGCAAATTTCGCTGATCTCCTCCGTATTAAGTGTTTTTGTAACTGTATTATTGATTGGTTTGATGTCTGGATTCCCATTCTCTACCCGTGGTGGCAACGGCGGATCGTTCTTAGGTTCGGGTACCGGGGATCCTTATGAACGGATCAGCCAGGCGGCTTCGAAGGTTGGGCCAACGGTGGTAAGTATTCTGAGTCATAATGAATTCTCTAATGACGACCCTGATTTGGCGGCGCTTGGTTCGGGAGTTATTTTTAAGAAGGAAAATGGCAAGGCGTATATTATTACAAATGCACATGTGATCTCTGGAGCAGGTGATCTGGAGGTCGTGACTAGTGAAGGCAAGTCTAAGAAGGCTACCGTTACTGGCCAAGACCAGATGAATGATCTTGCAGTGCTGGAGATCGATGATCAAGGCGTCGATACAGTCATTCCAATTGGAGACTCTCAGAAGCTCAAGCAGGGTGAGACGGTGATTGCTATTGGAAATCCGCTCGGTCTTGGCGGGACGCTCACTTCAGGTATTGTTAGCTTCACGAATCGAATGATTCCAGTGTCACTGAACCAGGATGGTATATACGATTGGGAGCAAGAAGTGATCCAGACGGATGCAGCGATTAACGAAGGCAATAGTGGCGGTGCATTAGTTGATCTGAACGGACGATTGATCGGAATTAACACTATGAAGATTTCCGATACGGGGGTAGAAGGTCTCGGATTTGCTATTCCTGTGAATGAGGTTATGAAGACGGTAGATGATTTAATGATACATGGCAAAGTGGTACGTCCTTACCTGGGAGTATATACACTGGATCTGGATAATCCCTATTCCGAAATAAGCGAAGAGCAGCGCAAGGAGCTTAAGCTACCGGATGATTTGAAGAAGGGTGTTATCGTTCTTGAGGCACATGGTCCGGCAAAGGAAGCAGGATTTAAGCTCAACGATATTATTACTAAGCTCGATAAACAGCCGATTGACTCCACGCGCGAGCTGCGCAAATACTTATATGATCACAAGAAGATTGGGGATACGATGGAGGTTGGCTTTTACCGTGATGGCAAACTTCAGAGTGTAACGCTGAAGCTGGCGGATAAGCCATCGGAGGCAGAAATTGATGATGGGTTAGACGCGGATACGGATAAATAG
- a CDS encoding glycerol-3-phosphate dehydrogenase/oxidase → MVDSLFSSTERDQRLQQMSSLPLDVLIIGGGITGAGIALDAATRGMKVGLIDMQDFAAGTSSRSTKLVHGGLRYLKQLEVGLVAEVGKERAIVYENGPHVTTPEWMLLPIYKGGTFGKFSTSLGLRVYDFLAGVNREERRSMLTATETLGKEPLLNASDLLGGGYYVEYRTDDARLTIEVLKEAVHRGAQAVNYSKLNQFLYENGKIIGASIVDVISGNTYEVRARKIVNAAGPWVDTLRELDHSKKGKRLQLTKGIHLVIDQRRFPLRQAIYFDTVDGRMMFAIPRDGKAYIGTTDTEYRGDIAHPQVTVADRQYVLEALHHMFPEIDLTEEDVESSWAGVRPLIYEEGKGPSEISRKDEIWQSESGLISMAGGKLTGYRKMAETVVDRVATQLEAESVAGATSALSFLVCSTKNIPISGGAVGGSGSFGYYVAKKTEEGVDRGIPHDVAQGWARKYGSNVDRLYTWSAVFTALAEDFSGGELPFEVGAPLLYAINEEMAVTPVDFFVRRTGALLFNIAWVEKWKEPVIEYMANYLNWTAETRSKYTTELELALQEATVPITAKDGLDGSAS, encoded by the coding sequence ATGGTAGATTCTTTATTTTCTAGTACTGAAAGAGATCAAAGGCTTCAGCAAATGTCTTCATTGCCTTTGGACGTACTTATAATTGGTGGCGGGATCACTGGAGCGGGTATTGCACTAGATGCTGCGACGCGGGGAATGAAGGTTGGATTGATCGATATGCAGGATTTTGCTGCAGGTACTTCCAGTCGTTCGACCAAACTAGTGCATGGTGGACTCCGTTATTTGAAACAACTCGAAGTAGGATTGGTCGCCGAGGTCGGCAAAGAGCGTGCCATTGTATATGAGAACGGTCCCCATGTGACGACGCCGGAATGGATGCTGTTACCTATCTATAAAGGGGGGACATTTGGCAAATTTAGTACCTCTCTCGGTCTACGAGTGTACGATTTCTTAGCAGGTGTAAACCGAGAGGAACGGCGGAGTATGCTGACGGCAACTGAAACTCTGGGCAAAGAGCCGTTACTGAATGCTAGTGATTTACTTGGCGGGGGATATTATGTCGAGTATCGCACGGATGATGCGCGGCTTACGATTGAAGTGTTGAAGGAGGCCGTGCACCGGGGAGCGCAAGCGGTAAATTATTCGAAGCTGAATCAATTTCTATATGAGAACGGTAAAATAATAGGAGCATCTATAGTAGATGTGATTAGTGGTAATACATATGAAGTTCGTGCACGAAAAATAGTTAATGCAGCAGGCCCTTGGGTCGATACACTGCGTGAGCTGGATCATTCGAAAAAGGGTAAGCGGCTTCAATTAACGAAGGGGATTCATTTGGTAATCGATCAGCGTCGTTTTCCGCTACGGCAGGCAATTTATTTCGATACGGTAGATGGCCGTATGATGTTCGCTATTCCTCGAGATGGCAAGGCTTATATCGGGACAACCGATACGGAATATAGGGGAGATATTGCCCATCCGCAGGTGACAGTAGCTGACCGCCAGTATGTACTGGAGGCTCTTCATCATATGTTCCCAGAGATCGATTTAACGGAAGAAGATGTGGAGTCGAGTTGGGCCGGTGTCCGTCCACTGATCTATGAGGAGGGGAAAGGTCCTTCAGAGATATCGCGAAAAGATGAAATTTGGCAGTCGGAATCGGGCCTCATTTCAATGGCCGGAGGCAAGCTAACGGGCTATCGCAAAATGGCAGAAACGGTTGTGGACCGAGTCGCAACGCAGTTGGAAGCAGAAAGTGTAGCAGGAGCAACTAGTGCCCTGTCCTTTTTGGTGTGTTCGACCAAGAACATTCCAATTTCGGGCGGAGCGGTGGGAGGCTCGGGCTCTTTTGGATACTATGTGGCGAAGAAAACAGAAGAAGGAGTTGACCGAGGCATTCCTCATGATGTGGCGCAGGGTTGGGCTCGTAAGTATGGCTCTAATGTAGACCGTTTATATACATGGTCTGCTGTATTTACCGCTCTAGCGGAGGATTTCTCCGGTGGTGAGCTACCATTTGAAGTAGGCGCTCCGTTGCTGTATGCGATCAATGAGGAAATGGCTGTGACACCTGTGGATTTTTTTGTACGGCGGACGGGGGCTCTGTTATTTAATATAGCGTGGGTTGAAAAGTGGAAGGAGCCTGTTATTGAATACATGGCGAATTATTTAAATTGGACAGCAGAAACGAGGTCTAAGTATACCACTGAGCTGGAATTGGCGCTGCAGGAGGCGACTGTTCCTATTACGGCTAAGGATGGGTTGGATGGATCAGCATCATAG
- a CDS encoding CxxH/CxxC protein: protein MFIVCKDHVELAIDMFVDEFEDAPDIVKLEDTKFANWEPPVTCQECKEKAEFLVV, encoded by the coding sequence ATGTTCATCGTATGTAAAGACCATGTGGAATTAGCCATTGATATGTTTGTTGACGAGTTTGAGGATGCACCGGATATTGTAAAATTGGAAGATACGAAGTTTGCCAACTGGGAACCGCCTGTGACTTGCCAAGAGTGTAAGGAGAAGGCTGAGTTTTTGGTTGTGTGA
- a CDS encoding helix-turn-helix transcriptional regulator: MFNLVKQWFWYDWLVLLIRIILFGSLLVTMTYVSEDIPIALWLIILWGIMAFSVPWFCLQLHFTYYLIAEMVLTGGLCLYLASLFPESYVTFLAPAFMIASNSAQKSYRWSGPITIILIPFLLAELSQQESASTMILDFGLVYTIGFAFQLLVVNHRQSGIIRDQNTVLEQYISQVERMTLLEERNRISKDLHDTLGHSFTSIIMGLETLRSDVNTSEGEQKVSSLLKLTRSNLDEIRRYLHHVGSNGDTLTVIQSLQKLVDEFRTFSKVEIRFRTFGEEYLVPNQAKMTLYRCLQESLTNAVRHGQASEIVINLHYEEKQIRLEVQDNGLGTEDLQAGFGVTAMKERASNLQGQVYIYSKPGEGTVVTCNLPRLVELQEGQIRLLLVDDQPYIRDSLRIILEREQDFEIVGMAEDGARALELCGQNRPHVVLMDLNMSGMDGAEATKRIKQQWPDVRVLILTTFQETERAVEALRYGADGYLLKSTEPQELFETIRLVHRGVKMIAPDITNVLIDNYEVHAISEAPTEKDNEYGLTPRELEILECLSKGLRYKSIAAKLYLSDGTVRNYASTIYAKLGVRNREEAIQKAFGTQE, encoded by the coding sequence TTGTTTAACCTTGTCAAGCAGTGGTTTTGGTATGATTGGTTGGTTCTATTGATTCGGATTATTTTGTTTGGTTCTTTACTTGTTACCATGACATATGTATCTGAGGATATACCGATAGCTTTGTGGCTTATTATTTTATGGGGCATTATGGCTTTCTCGGTTCCTTGGTTCTGTTTGCAACTGCATTTCACGTATTATCTGATCGCAGAGATGGTTCTTACGGGAGGACTCTGCTTATATTTGGCATCCCTGTTTCCTGAATCTTATGTGACCTTTCTCGCGCCTGCTTTTATGATTGCTAGCAATAGTGCTCAAAAGTCATATCGTTGGTCGGGACCCATTACGATCATCTTGATACCATTCTTGTTAGCGGAGCTATCTCAGCAAGAGAGTGCATCGACTATGATCCTAGACTTTGGATTGGTGTACACGATTGGGTTTGCGTTTCAATTGCTTGTGGTCAATCATCGACAGAGTGGAATTATTAGGGACCAAAATACCGTTCTGGAGCAGTATATCTCTCAAGTGGAGCGCATGACGCTTTTAGAAGAACGAAATCGGATATCCAAGGATCTACACGATACGCTGGGCCATTCGTTTACTTCCATTATAATGGGGCTCGAAACACTACGTTCCGATGTAAACACCTCTGAAGGTGAGCAAAAAGTGAGTTCCTTGTTAAAGTTAACTCGCAGTAACTTGGATGAAATTCGTCGATATTTACATCATGTTGGCTCTAATGGAGATACATTAACTGTAATTCAGTCGTTACAGAAATTAGTTGATGAATTCCGAACGTTCTCTAAGGTGGAGATTCGCTTCAGAACGTTCGGAGAGGAATATTTGGTGCCAAATCAAGCTAAGATGACCTTATACAGGTGTCTGCAGGAGTCTTTAACCAATGCCGTACGTCATGGACAAGCTAGTGAAATTGTCATAAACCTGCATTATGAGGAGAAACAGATCAGGTTGGAAGTACAGGATAATGGGTTAGGTACTGAAGATTTACAAGCAGGCTTTGGCGTAACAGCTATGAAAGAGCGCGCATCCAACTTGCAAGGGCAAGTATATATATACTCTAAGCCTGGAGAAGGAACGGTTGTGACATGTAATTTACCAAGGCTTGTGGAACTCCAAGAGGGACAGATACGATTATTGCTGGTGGATGACCAGCCTTACATCCGAGATAGTCTGCGAATTATTTTAGAGAGAGAACAGGACTTTGAAATAGTGGGTATGGCAGAGGATGGTGCTCGGGCACTCGAACTTTGCGGGCAGAATCGACCTCATGTGGTGTTGATGGACTTAAATATGTCCGGTATGGATGGAGCAGAAGCAACCAAACGTATCAAGCAACAGTGGCCGGATGTACGGGTGTTGATCCTGACTACTTTTCAAGAAACGGAGAGGGCGGTCGAAGCTCTGAGGTATGGGGCAGATGGATACTTGTTAAAGTCTACCGAACCGCAAGAACTATTTGAAACGATACGTCTCGTACATCGTGGTGTCAAAATGATTGCACCAGATATTACGAATGTATTAATTGATAACTATGAGGTGCATGCGATATCCGAGGCGCCAACTGAGAAGGACAACGAATATGGTCTAACACCGCGCGAACTCGAAATTTTAGAATGCCTCTCAAAGGGGCTACGTTATAAATCGATAGCAGCTAAATTGTATTTATCCGACGGAACCGTAAGGAATTATGCTTCTACGATCTATGCCAAGCTGGGCGTACGTAACCGAGAAGAGGCGATACAGAAAGCATTTGGAACTCAGGAATAA
- a CDS encoding sensor domain-containing protein yields the protein MNQTIWKHIRNFCFLLRTFATGLFYFCFYLLGITFGVTMAFTIIGIPILYYVLRSADRFVQYERVLTKVYTDISIRTLPTRTRVEGGIWEQVRADLLDTHNWKMICWLMLRFVVGIISLVCAALFYVTPIIFMLAPVLYRLDHFAISFFGIQIRTFGDSILSMIAGAVFTWIGLYLGNVLVKMIGGNTRRMVKSLVRK from the coding sequence GTGAATCAAACCATTTGGAAACACATAAGGAATTTTTGCTTTTTGCTACGCACCTTTGCTACGGGGTTGTTCTACTTTTGCTTTTATTTGCTGGGTATCACATTTGGGGTCACAATGGCCTTCACTATAATAGGGATTCCAATCCTCTATTATGTTTTGCGATCCGCGGATAGGTTCGTACAGTACGAACGGGTCCTGACCAAAGTCTACACAGATATCTCCATTCGCACGCTTCCAACCCGGACGAGGGTAGAGGGAGGTATATGGGAACAGGTTAGAGCTGATCTATTGGATACACATAATTGGAAAATGATTTGCTGGCTTATGCTGAGATTCGTTGTCGGGATTATTAGTCTCGTTTGTGCCGCTCTTTTCTATGTGACACCGATTATCTTCATGTTAGCCCCCGTATTATACCGATTGGATCATTTTGCAATATCATTTTTTGGTATTCAAATTAGAACTTTCGGAGACTCAATTCTTTCCATGATTGCAGGTGCAGTATTTACGTGGATCGGTTTATACCTTGGGAATGTCCTGGTGAAGATGATTGGCGGGAACACGCGTCGGATGGTTAAAAGTTTAGTTAGAAAATAA
- a CDS encoding YkoP family protein codes for MKKCIQSLWMMWESVFDFITRFRSQSVRSYGICKLVVRQHHGRSITCLDGQRIVAGDWVGELHLDNREVLQLTREFGADRAGIKTARLLRDAMREISRELTSNPELTKVQALTGITLLHRGIIHGIGFEQHPIESKWQHLWFGMYLRLLLRVMHPEGKQRVEHRTEKLSPMRLVISQQSLKERFTVRKVGFQHLQKRGKEAAIS; via the coding sequence ATGAAAAAATGTATACAGTCCCTTTGGATGATGTGGGAGAGTGTATTTGACTTTATAACCAGATTTCGAAGTCAGTCTGTAAGGAGTTATGGCATATGTAAATTGGTGGTCAGACAGCATCACGGAAGGAGTATTACCTGTCTTGATGGGCAGCGGATCGTTGCCGGAGATTGGGTGGGTGAACTTCATCTGGATAATCGGGAGGTACTACAGCTTACACGTGAATTTGGTGCAGATCGGGCTGGGATCAAGACAGCACGTTTGCTGCGCGATGCAATGAGAGAAATTAGTCGGGAGCTTACTAGTAATCCGGAACTGACAAAAGTCCAGGCTTTAACGGGGATTACGCTACTTCACCGAGGTATCATCCACGGAATAGGGTTTGAGCAACATCCCATCGAGTCCAAATGGCAGCACCTATGGTTCGGGATGTATCTTCGCTTACTACTTCGTGTGATGCATCCCGAAGGCAAACAACGAGTCGAACACAGAACGGAGAAATTATCTCCCATGCGGTTAGTGATTAGTCAGCAGTCTTTGAAAGAGCGGTTTACGGTACGGAAAGTTGGTTTTCAGCATCTACAGAAGCGAGGGAAGGAAGCGGCGATTTCATGA
- a CDS encoding polysaccharide deacetylase family protein: MIRMLIILSIDVMILYMIVPFFFTRIFRWGVHSKGKVKMGMALTFDDGPDPMYTPVLLDLLQEYGVQATFFVLGEKAEKYPELIRRMHREGHQIGIHNYTHTLNWVSPPWTIRRDQVDRTANIVEQITGERPIFYRPPWGLLNLGDLFFMRKSYQIVLWSVMVGDWKSTVSAEQLKRTLLNKMKSGSIVVLHDSGDTFGADEEAPGHMICGLKEVLKEIHKKGLQCLRVDELLDRETLLQHNN, from the coding sequence ATGATCCGGATGCTAATTATTCTATCCATAGATGTGATGATCCTCTATATGATTGTACCCTTTTTTTTTACTCGCATATTTAGGTGGGGCGTCCATTCTAAAGGGAAGGTAAAGATGGGAATGGCTCTTACTTTCGATGACGGACCTGACCCCATGTATACACCTGTATTACTGGACTTGTTACAAGAGTATGGTGTACAAGCTACTTTCTTCGTATTGGGTGAGAAGGCTGAGAAATACCCGGAACTGATTCGAAGAATGCACCGGGAAGGGCACCAAATCGGCATTCATAACTATACTCATACACTCAATTGGGTATCACCCCCATGGACGATTAGACGGGATCAGGTAGATCGCACAGCTAACATTGTCGAGCAAATTACAGGAGAGAGGCCTATTTTTTATCGACCTCCTTGGGGACTTCTTAATTTAGGTGATCTTTTCTTCATGAGAAAGTCATATCAGATCGTATTATGGTCTGTCATGGTGGGAGATTGGAAATCAACAGTTAGCGCAGAACAATTGAAACGTACCTTATTAAATAAGATGAAATCGGGCTCTATCGTCGTTCTACATGACAGTGGTGATACATTTGGGGCAGATGAAGAAGCGCCAGGGCATATGATATGCGGATTGAAGGAGGTTCTGAAAGAAATTCATAAGAAGGGTTTGCAATGTCTGCGAGTGGATGAGCTGTTGGATAGGGAGACTCTTTTGCAACACAATAATTAG
- the rlmH gene encoding 23S rRNA (pseudouridine(1915)-N(3))-methyltransferase RlmH, whose protein sequence is MFIQIIAVGKLKEKYLVQGIAEYAKRLTPYIKFQVVEVPDEKAPETMSEAEVQAVKAREGERILAHVKSEAHVIALAIDGKLWSSEELAAELDRLGTYGTSHVVFIIGGSHGLADEVMRRAQQRMSFGRMTLPHQLMRLVLTEQIYRAVKINRGEPYHK, encoded by the coding sequence ATGTTTATTCAAATTATTGCGGTGGGGAAGTTGAAGGAGAAGTATTTGGTTCAGGGTATAGCGGAGTATGCGAAGCGGCTGACGCCTTATATTAAGTTTCAAGTCGTGGAGGTACCCGACGAGAAAGCACCGGAGACGATGAGTGAGGCGGAGGTGCAAGCAGTTAAGGCACGCGAGGGCGAACGCATCCTCGCGCATGTGAAGAGCGAGGCGCATGTTATTGCGCTCGCGATTGACGGCAAGCTCTGGAGCTCGGAAGAGCTTGCCGCTGAGCTGGACAGGCTCGGTACCTACGGGACGAGCCATGTCGTGTTCATCATCGGCGGGAGCCACGGGCTCGCCGATGAGGTCATGCGCCGCGCGCAGCAGCGCATGAGTTTTGGGCGCATGACGCTGCCCCATCAGCTCATGCGGCTGGTCCTCACCGAGCAGATCTACCGCGCGGTGAAGATCAATCGGGGTGAACCTTACCATAAGTAG
- a CDS encoding pyridoxamine 5'-phosphate oxidase family protein has product MDYKNEFYHTLDKTNEIALATAVAGLPNVRIVNFCYDANKSGILYFATDRENQKVAEFSQNNNVAFTTVPSDGSSVPHARSNHAVVHKSRYTIEEIKDLFIQKIPGYDETLAAIGDTLDVFEIHIKDVFVIVDYETAGLVSFEV; this is encoded by the coding sequence GTGGATTATAAGAACGAATTTTACCACACATTAGACAAGACTAACGAAATTGCTCTGGCAACAGCGGTAGCAGGTCTACCCAATGTAAGGATTGTCAACTTCTGCTATGATGCCAACAAGTCGGGAATCCTGTATTTTGCGACAGACAGGGAGAATCAGAAGGTGGCTGAGTTTTCTCAAAATAACAATGTTGCCTTCACAACCGTCCCCTCTGATGGGTCTTCCGTGCCGCATGCCCGCTCCAATCATGCAGTTGTACATAAGAGCAGGTACACCATAGAAGAGATCAAGGACCTGTTTATCCAAAAAATTCCCGGATATGATGAGACGCTCGCAGCCATTGGCGACACATTGGATGTTTTTGAAATTCACATCAAGGATGTTTTTGTCATCGTGGATTATGAGACTGCCGGATTGGTTTCTTTTGAGGTATAG
- a CDS encoding helix-turn-helix transcriptional regulator, which translates to MKLERMIAIIMLLLQREKMGGKELAELFEVSLRTIYRDIETINQAGIPIVTSSGVGGGIGIMNQYKIEKGFFTVKDITAMLMGVGFISNTLSNEETTATLAKVKSFIPEDKQHEITLKANQISFDLSAWLGSNDLQTKVEVIRTALEHCSILSFMYLSAKGDKVMRTLEPHRLLLKENHWYVQGYCLNRQQFRVFKLSRISEMERTEDCFTMREVPPAFSEFTDTMSRKMQKIKLQLDHSILDRILDYCGEENITPLGNGKFYAYFDFIEDDYGYGILMSFGDKCQCIEPEHVRNEMKRRLNDSIKAYF; encoded by the coding sequence ATGAAGCTGGAACGAATGATTGCTATCATTATGCTGCTCTTGCAAAGAGAGAAGATGGGCGGGAAAGAGCTGGCCGAGCTGTTTGAAGTTTCACTTAGAACCATTTATCGTGACATTGAAACAATTAATCAAGCGGGTATCCCGATTGTGACCAGCTCCGGTGTAGGCGGGGGAATTGGGATCATGAATCAGTATAAGATAGAAAAAGGTTTTTTTACCGTCAAGGACATTACCGCTATGCTGATGGGGGTTGGCTTTATATCCAATACATTATCCAATGAGGAAACCACTGCTACCCTGGCCAAAGTAAAGAGCTTTATCCCGGAGGATAAACAGCATGAAATTACGCTGAAAGCCAACCAAATCTCTTTTGACTTATCCGCTTGGCTGGGCAGCAATGATCTGCAGACCAAAGTTGAAGTGATTCGAACAGCCTTGGAACATTGCAGCATACTGTCTTTTATGTATCTAAGCGCTAAAGGAGACAAGGTCATGCGGACCCTGGAACCTCATCGTCTTTTATTGAAAGAAAATCATTGGTACGTGCAGGGGTATTGTTTGAATCGGCAGCAATTTCGGGTATTCAAGCTATCCCGCATATCTGAAATGGAGAGAACAGAAGACTGTTTTACCATGCGTGAGGTTCCCCCGGCTTTTTCAGAGTTTACAGATACCATGTCCAGGAAAATGCAAAAAATAAAATTGCAGCTTGACCATTCCATCCTCGACCGGATATTGGATTATTGCGGAGAAGAGAACATTACTCCCCTCGGTAATGGAAAATTCTATGCATATTTTGATTTTATTGAAGATGATTATGGTTACGGAATCCTAATGAGCTTCGGAGATAAATGCCAATGCATTGAACCTGAGCATGTGCGCAATGAAATGAAGAGACGGCTCAATGATTCAATAAAAGCATATTTTTGA
- a CDS encoding DUF4190 domain-containing protein, with amino-acid sequence MDNNYKDPQYGFSPLTQSYVPPQAKTSGKAITSLVLGIISLITLPLGGIIVLGIIGFFSGIVAIVFSSLSFKEIKRVQVRGRGMAIAGLVCGIVATTVNVLVFVIFFVIGFMNAMNNV; translated from the coding sequence TTGGATAACAATTACAAAGATCCACAATATGGGTTTTCTCCACTAACCCAATCTTACGTTCCGCCACAGGCGAAGACGAGTGGCAAAGCAATTACCTCTTTAGTACTAGGTATAATATCCTTAATTACTTTGCCATTAGGAGGAATCATAGTCCTTGGAATCATTGGCTTCTTCAGCGGTATCGTTGCGATTGTGTTCTCGTCTTTATCGTTTAAAGAAATCAAGCGAGTACAGGTGCGAGGACGCGGTATGGCAATTGCAGGATTGGTATGCGGAATCGTCGCGACGACTGTCAATGTGCTTGTCTTTGTTATCTTCTTTGTGATTGGCTTCATGAATGCTATGAATAATGTGTAG